A single genomic interval of Prionailurus viverrinus isolate Anna chromosome A2, UM_Priviv_1.0, whole genome shotgun sequence harbors:
- the TPRA1 gene encoding transmembrane protein adipocyte-associated 1 isoform X2, which translates to MDALEEVFRANGSTAPPPPVAPNISVPHRCLLLLYEDIGTSRVRYWDVLLLVPNVLFFIFLLWKLPFARAKIRVTSSPIFITFYILVFVVALVGIARAVVSMTVSTSDAATVADKILWEITRFFLLAIELSVVILGLAFGHLESKSSIKRVLAITTVLSLAYSVTQGTLEILYPDAHLSAEDFNIYGHGGRQFWLVSSCFFFLVYSLVVVLPKTPLKERISLPSRRSFYVYAGILALLNLLQGLGSALLCADIIEGLCCVDATTFLYFSFFAPLIYVAFLRGFFGSEPKILFSYKCQVDETEEPDVHLPQPYAVARREGPEAAGAASTQFDSAGGVAYLDDIASMPCHTGSINSTDSERWKAINA; encoded by the exons ATGGACGCCCTGGAGGAGGTGTTTCGGGCCAATGGGAgcacagccccgcccccgcccgtgGCGCCCAACATCAGCGTGCCACATCGCTGTCTGCTGCTGCTCTATGAGGATATTGGCACCTCCAG GGTCCGGTACTGGGACGTCTTGCTGCTCGTCCCCAATGtgcttttcttcatcttcctGCTTTGGAAGCTTCCGTTCGCTCGGGCCAAGATCCGCGTCACCTCCAGCCCCATTTTTATCACCTTCTATATCCTG GTGTTCGTAGTGGCGCTGGTGGGCATCGCCCGGGCCGTGGTGTCCATGACGGTCAGCACCTCGGACGCTGCCACCGTTGCTGATAAG ATCCTGTGGGAGATTACCCGCTTCTTCCTGTTGGCCATCGAGCTGAGTGTGGTCATCCTGGGCCTTGCCTTTG GTCACCTGGAGAGCAAGTCAAGTATCAAGCGGGTGCTGGCCATCACCACGGTGCTGTCCCTGGCCTACTCTGTCACCCAG GGGACACTGGAGATCCTGTACCCTGATGCCCACCTGTCGGCTGAGGACTTCAACATCTATGGGCATGGGGGCCGCCAGTTCTGGCTGGTCAGCTCCTGCTTCTTCTTCCTG GTCTACTCTCTGGTGGTCGTGCTCCCCAAGACCCCGCTGAAGGAGCGCATCTCCCTGCCTT CACGGAGGAGCTTCTACGTGTATGCGGGCATCCTGGCGCTGCTCAACCTGCTGCAGGGGCTGGGAAGCGCGCTGCTCTGCGCCGACATCATCGAGGGGCTCTG cTGTGTAGATGCCACCACATTTCTCTACTTCAGCTTCTTTGCGCCCCTCATCTACGTGGCCTTCCTCCGGGGCTTCTTTGG CTCGGAGCCCAAGATCCTCTTCTCCTACAAATGCCAAGTGGACGAGACTGAGGAACCAGACGTGCACCTGCCCCAGCCTTACGCGGTGGCCCGGCGAGAGGGACCGGAGGCGGCAGGGGCCGCGAGTACACAGTTCGACTCGGCCGGAGGGGTGGCCTACCTGGACGACATCGCCTCCATGCCCTGCCACACTGGCAGCATCAACAGCACAGACAGTGAGCGCTGGAAGGCTATCAACGCCTGA